One genomic segment of Nothobranchius furzeri strain GRZ-AD chromosome 10, NfurGRZ-RIMD1, whole genome shotgun sequence includes these proteins:
- the si:dkey-250d21.1 gene encoding uncharacterized protein si:dkey-250d21.1 isoform X1, translated as MTDCCAAANCDYQLRQSEPSAQLFSFPLDPERCKQWLNNCHRQDLASQPPEQLHKLYRLCAKHFEPSMISHQSASSCVLTEDAVPTIFNVTMSVNQQSVGNRKRAAESSEEEASAVKKTKENTPAHVKEEKDEDEEGAKLNTAGGELQQENQTQEDVAISKAKETLKIYFKEILALTGFSINGANISSDQPIAGANGQQALSRVCLEQIDKKEVLQFSEHFMREEIQNSLRLARFFSILLQDVTSIEGKDQIPVFIRSVTIAGFPQKHLIGFLPCDLDAESMFYMLLSELRNKWGLRMEHCRGLTYLITGSMCQKMRDVTCRILQEFPQVVLSPSDPYAFNIWIIRCMPVPSIQKVADTVEEVASLLRRTPELSRRLEGKIQLAYSHIKGEVDRIKAAITGNWERGTDAFQTMLEILEPFLNCINEIISKVDEDTAEQMAKLKPVLKNFNFIMTLVVLKNTLCCVSILNSSLRGIISISSTLQYTISNALKLISKYQQELAIFHRKWFSEAVGRAKKLGVEVTKPEMAQADTSETPLEDFYRETMSRPILQYLVAEVKRVFSIEMVRILRWLSLVPSYMADHNFSIRRDKVADANLNNLARPDTFYEELGCWEVKWRHASKRRILPTTVFATLKIPDIGFYPNVQSLLRVLGTVPCVNAEADVYGQYHMVLERCHSYLTDTSKDQRQCNMAFVYVNQDVHFNVENMVETYVQKHPEILQMLQVDDSSTDKPPQVVAHGNHAEKDTEEELQLINLEMDAERLVEMKCAETDREAIKSALQAAVVAACSSQSKLDSEACPAQDGEVEYVTKSQMNEVLTICESAVKEGILMEVGSSFFSLIIDRVVKLGERDYLPIFLRFVDSFDVMRLELIGFVEANLECDALIQTLLEKITVEWRLDLKNCRGQAYLGSGDVSYKLKAFACKVQEKYPLAICTHCSSYSFNTWWSKSIPVPAVKRAIETFEEILMFFGASSARGKQLDHVIAYGLRESYEKVQELQGTFCTTWQEKHDSYEVFVQMLEPLVECLEKIKNNPQRWKAFVSEQAAVLLHKVMEFDFIMAMVVLKNASSFTRELSAGIQKDQFSVASQLCQISGIVATLNRVKTNMKVFHQNWFDEACAIAQCLRVQIEVPENAVPKDGMIKPVTFYKDCLSVPLVDNLISEVKDHFSEDHKEALNFLSLVPCSITVSYMFESLKSKPPLYSSDLPDAENFFTELCCWRVTWKTKVASVTIPSSIFHTLRLPLMQYFGNINALLRIMSVLPSTKLEDCGVVMRQKKFQDYLRNTNPRDRSPCLTMLHVSTDFSRDLDRMVTQCLKVTPQALEGICLDKESKSLARNSENNMEIVCVKVDIEEPKILQSPERLQDEDMKTADEDGPVGNNRQSLATVFRLAALLGKKNMSLSDLSEEDRETHVQELKLCHWFANESRSVPPISDDEMVNLLINGIRDVILKEIQESPFFSLITDKPVRVSDQTHLPVFVRYVGESAPKVELMGFLPFDENYNVDRQASNLAKTLTEDWGLPMSQCRGQAFMHLGLGFQSLKKMSLNFLKTYPLCVVTPSESCGLSYWLASSVPCPSVAKMLDVTEDLLLFFDESPCLEEQLAQAVDGLLNVPREALEEFPETCCSKWKKREDFFDILADTLDGVLSCLDAVSSSDTGAKSVHAQVLSTALRNMDFIVTLVILRNACSPLRNCSTVFRCGNPADILCEIEKIPSIMETLEKMLENVNTVHSTWFEQAFQLATKIAPEQVCFSEEAGSYDSPEIYYRENLSIPLLKSLVDEMKYCFSDSHLKGLSVLALLPSCNPQPILPESTDKPFSLYLTDLPEPDAAEQEITTWASVWREKYQDVAPPTSIAEALAHPESKSHPIVTLLLRLVAVLPSVSMECDLMKTTLNDIRDLFKNTVCRGSRVSHVMLLSHCTTLEKLPQVIDKCMEVDPESSPCLSQVMEALQRLKLDTRDHGVKPAEATGASGSSEAEELADGLVKPNKNEIKPAVAPGPRTTVSFYEPQLREEILKELWDSQFFTVITEQVVDIDGELYVPLCIRFLNKEDIQCEETLAFIPFTEDLIDLAESIETALSEKWGLNMEYCRGQALLSVGEVGACMRAVSVAIAKKYPHAVRTLSSALSLNVWLAKSSPAAEAADGSALIGRLLHWLTEDAERQNKLEEMIVYVFQQEDRQGSDLSDRLVKNWEKSHDMHEIMVEILEAVMLSLNELKVEGSPSDRQQAAHFLDSIRTFEFVLSTVVQKNVLSITKRLSQSLQGKPLDMLLSVNTLPDVKAALDKLKSDLDVHHKSWFEEAVTLASKLHVSMLHSTLLEPLSEFYKESVSMKVVEHTIAEIEDLFSEKVLDTLRCLEIVPYAMSKVETSILSGLVFRLYKEDLPDHTSLHSEMKAWKEKWLDPLAGYLPSTVLDTLKASQIRSFSNIETLLRLQVILPFSRRESTFKQGKRSLQEFLQQEKRSLTDLHPL; from the exons ATGACTGACTGCTGCGCTGCAGCGAACTGTGATTACCAGCTACGGCAATCCGAGCCCAGCGCTCAGCTCTTCAGCTTCCCTCTGGATCCGGAGCG ctgTAAGCAATGGCTGAACAACTGTCATCGCCAGGATTTGGCATCTCAGCCTCCAGAGCAGTTGCACAAGCTTTACAGACTTTGTGCTAAACACTTTGAGCCCTCCATGATTTCCCACCAG TCTGCATCCAGCTGTGTGTTGACAGAAGATGCTGTTCCCACTATATTTAATGTGACAATGTCCGTGAACCAACAGTCTGTTGGGAACAGAAAACGAGCCGCAGAGTCG TCAGAAGAAGAAGCATCTGCTGTGAAGAAAACAAAAG AAAATACACCAGCACACGTGAAGGAGGAAAAAGATGAGGATGAAGAGGGAGCAAAACTAAACACTGCAGGGGGTGAACTGCAGCAAGAAAACCAAACCCAGGAGGATGTAGCCATCTCTAAAGCAAAAGAGACTCTAAAGATTTATTTCAAAGAGATCCTGGCTCTGACAGGATTCAGCATCAACGGAGCCAACATCAGTTCTGACCAGCCAATTGCTGGTGCAAACGGCCAGCAAGCGCTCAGTCGAGTTTGTCTGGAACAAATAGACAAGAAAGAAGTCCTTCAGTTCAGCGAACACTTCATGCGGGAGGAGATCCAAAACAGCCTGAGACTGGCCCGGTTCTTCTCTATTCTGCTTCAGGATGTAACGAGCATAGAGGGCAAGGATCAGATCCCAGTTTTCATCCGATCCGTCACCATTGCCGGATTCCCACAGAAGCACCTGATAGGCTTTTTACCATGTGACCTGGATGCAGAGAGCATGTTTTATATGCTCCTCTCAGAGCTGCGAAATAAGTGGGGGCTGAGGATGGAGCACTGCAGAGGACTCACCTATCTCATTACAGGCAGCATGTGCCAGAAAATGAGAGATGTCACCTGCAGAATCCTGCAGGAATTTCCGCAAGTAGTCTTGTCACCAAGCGATCCATATGCATTTAACATATGGATCATTCGCTGCATGCCTGTGCCCTCCATCCAGAAGGTGGCAGACACTGTAGAAGAGGTGGCTTCATTACTCAGGAGAACCCCAGAGCTGAGCAGGCGGTTGGAAGGAAAAATTCAGCTGGCGTACAGCCATATAAAAGGGGAAGTAGACCGCATCAAAGCAGCCATCACTGGGAATTGGGAACGTGGCACAGATGCCTTCCAAACCATGCTAGAGATTCTTGAGCCATTTCTCAACTGTATCAATGAGATCATTTCAAAAGTGGATGAAGATACCGCTGAACAGATGGCCAAGCTCAAGCCCGTGTTAAAGAATTTTAACTTCATCATGACACTTGTTGTTCTGAAGAACACCCTCTGTTGTGTGAGTATACTTAACTCAAGTCTCAGGGGAATCATAAGCATCAGCAGTACTCTGCAGTACACAATATCCAATGCCTTAAAGCTCATCAGCAAATACCAACAGGAACTTGCAATATTTCACCGTAAATGGTTCTCCGAGGCTGTTGGTCGAGCCAAAAAACTCGGAGTGGAGGTCACCAAACCCGAGATGGCCCAAGCAGACACAAGTGAGACTCCCCTGGAGGACTTCTACAGAGAAACTATGAGTCGGCCCATCCTGCAGTACCTTGTAGCAGAAGTGAAGAGGGTTTTCAGCATCGAAATGGTGAGGATTCTCCGCTGGCTCTCATTAGTGCCATCTTACATGGCTGACCACAATTTTAGCATTCGCAGAGATAAAGTAGCAGACGCCAACCTGAACAACCTGGCACGCCCAGACACCTTCTACGAGGAGCTCGGCTGTTGGGAGGTGAAGTGGAGGCATGCAAGCAAGCGCAGAATCCTCCCGACCACAGTGTTCGCTACTCTCAAGATCCCAGACATCGGATTTTACCCAAATGTGCAGAGCTTGCTGAGGGTGTTGGGGACAGTTCCGTGTGTCAACGCAGAGGCGGACGTCTACGGCCAATACCACATGGTGCTGGAGCGGTGCCATTCTTATCTGACTGACACATCAAAGGACCAAAGACAATGCAACATGGCGTTTGTGTATGTGAATCAGGATGTGCACTTTAACGTTGAAAACATGGTGGAGACCTATGTCCAGAAGCATCCAGAAATTCTGCAGATGCTGCAAGTG GATGACAGTTCCACAGACAAGCCCCCACAAG TTGTGGCCCACGGAAACCATGCAGAAAAGGATACGGAAGAAGAACTGCAGCTAATTAATCTAGAGATGGATGCTGAAAGACTTGTGGAGATGAAATGTGCGGAGACTGATCGAGAAGCTATTAAATCTGCTTTGCAGGCTGCTGTGGTGGCCGCCTGCAGCAGTCAAAGCAAGCTAGATAGCGAGGCTTGTCCTGCCCAGGATGGAGAAGTGGAGTATGTGACCAAGTCTCAAATGAATGAAGTCCTCACTATTTGTGAGAGTGCTGTCAAGGAGGGGATCCTCATGGAAGTGGGGAGCTCGTTCTTTTCTCTGATTATTGATCGTGTTGTGAAACTTGGAGAAAGAGACTATCTCCCAATCTTCCTCAGATTTGTGGACAGTTTTGATGTTATGCGGTTAGAGTTGATAGGGTTTGTTGAGGCAAATCTGGAATGCGATGCGTTGATACAAACTCTTCTTGAGAAAATAACAGTGGAGTGGCGTCTTGATTTAAAAAACTGTCGAGGCCAGGCTTACCTTGGCTCTGGAGATGTCTCCTACAAGCTTAAAGCTTTTGCCTGCAAAGTCCAGGAGAAGTATCCTCTCGCTATTTGCACACACTGTTCTTCTTACTCTTTCAACACCTGGTGGTCAAAATCTATCCCAGTGCCTGCAGTTAAAAGGGCCATAGAAACATTTGAAGAGATCTTGATGTTTTTTGGCGCCAGTAGTGCTAGAGGAAAACAGCTTGATCATGTGATAGCCTATGGTCTTAGAGAAAGTTACGAAAAGGTCCAGGAGTTACAAGGGACCTTTTGTACCACTTGGCAAGAGAAGCATGACTCTTATGAGGTGTTTGTGCAAATGCTTGAGCCGCTGGTCGAATGTCTAGAAAAAATCAAAAACAACCCACAGAGGTGGAAGGCTTTTGTGTCTGAACAAGCAGCAGTCCTTCTCCACAAAGTGATGGAGTTTGATTTCATCATGGCCATGGTGGTGTTGAAGAATGCATCGTCCTTCACCAGAGAACTTAGCGCAGGTATTCAGAAGGACCAGTTCAGTGTTGCATCCCAGCTTTGCCAAATCAGTGGTATAGTGGCAACTCTTAACAGGGTGAAAACAAACATGAAGGTATTTCATCAGAACTGGTTTGACGAGGCCTGTGCGATTGCCCAGTGTCTTCGAGTGCAGATTGAAGTGCCTGAAAATGCTGTCCCAAAAGATGGCATGATCAAGCCAGTCACCTTTTACAAAGACTGCTTGAGTGTCCCCCTTGTAGACAACCTCATCAGTGAAGTGAAGGACCATTTCTCAGAGGACCACAAGGAAGCTCTGAACTTCCTGTCCCTGGTTCCATGCtcaatcacagtgagttacatgtTTGAGAGCTTGAAGTCCAAGCCCCCCCTCTACAGCAGTGACCTTCCCGATGCCGAAAACTTCTTTACAGAGCTGTGTTGTTGGAGAGTGACCTGGAAGACGAAAGTGGCTTCAGTGACTATTCCGAGCTCCATATTTCACACGCTGCGTTTGCCGCTCATGCAGTACTTTGGAAACATCAATGCTCTGCTAAGAATCATGTCGGTGCTCCCCAGCACCAAACTGGAGGACTGTGGTGTTGTCATGCGCCAAAAAAAGTTCCAAGACTACCTTAGAAACACAAATCCCAGAGACAGATCTCCATGTTTGACCATGCTGCATGTGAGCACAGATTTCAGTAGAGACTTGGACCGCATGGTGACCCAGTGTCTGAAGGTGACTCCGCAAGCCCTGGAGGGTATCTGTCTG GATAAGGAATCAAAGAGTCTCGCCAGGAACTCCGAAAATAATATGGAAA TTGTCTGTGTCAAAGTTGATATTGAGGAGCCCAAAATTCTGCAATCTCCTGAAAGGTTGCAGGATGAAGACATGAAAACAGCAGACGAGGATGGGCCTGTAGGAAACAACCGCCAAAGTCTTGCTACGGTTTTTAGGCTGGCTGCGCTGCTGGGAAAGAAGAATATGAGCCTCAGTGACCTCTCGGAGGAAGACAGAGAGACACATGTTCAGGAGCTCAAGTTGTGTCACTGGTTTGCGAATGAAAGTAGATCAGTCCCACCCATTAGCGATGATGAAATGGTGAACCTTCTCATAAATGGAATCAGAGATGTCATCCTTAAGGAAATACAGGAATCTCCGTTTTTCTCTCTTATCACGGATAAACCTGTCAGAGTCTCCGATCAGACCcaccttcctgtttttgttcggTACGTTGGGGAATCTGCTCCGAAGGTAGAGCTCATGGGTTTTTTACCCTTCGATGAAAACTATAATGTTGATAGGCAAGCAAGTAACCTTGCAAAGACTCTTACAGAGGACTGGGGCTTACCCATGTCCCAGTGTCGAGGGCAGGCGTTTATGCATTTGGGTTTGGGTTTTCAGAGCCTGAAGAAGATGTCTCTGAATTTCCTGAAGACCTACCCACTCTGTGTGGTCACACCCAGCGAGTCTTGTGGCCTTTCCTACTGGTTGGCCAGTAGCGTTCCCTGCCCCTCTGTGGCAAAGATGTTGGACGTCACAGAAGATTTGCTGCTGTTCTTTGACGAGTCTCCTTGTCTAGAGGAACAGCTGGCACAAGCTGTTGACGGGCTTTTGAATGTGCCAAGAGAGGCTTTAGAGGAATTCCCAGAGACGTGCTGCTCAAAGTGGAAAAAGAGAGAGGACTTCTTTGACATCCTGGCTGACACACTAGATGGTGTTCTGTCCTGCCTGGATGCTGTTAGCTCTAGTGACACAGGAGCCAAATCAGTGCATGCACAAGTTCTTTCTACTGCCCTGAGGAACATGGACTTCATTGTCACCTTGGTGATTCTGAGGAATGCCTGTTCTCCTCTCCGTAACTGCAGCACCGTTTTCCGCTGTGGAAACCCTGCTGACATTCTCTGTGAGATTGAGAAAATCCCTTCGATCATGGAGACCTTAGAGAAGATGTTGGAGAACGTGAACACTGTGCACTCTACCTGGTTTGAACAGGCGTTCCAGCTCGCCACCAAGATTGCTCCTGAACAAGTGTGCTTCTCAGAGGAAGCAGGCAGCTATGATTCTCCTGAGATTTACTACAGGGAAAATCTTAGCATTCCACTTCTCAAAAGTCTTGTTGATGAAATGAAATATTGCTTCTCAGACAGTCACCTCAAGGGTCTGTCAGTCCTGGCATTGCTGCCTTCATGCAACCCACAGCCCATACTGCCAGAGTCCACAGACAAGCCCTTCAGTTTATACCTTACAGACCTTCCTGAGCCTgatgcagcagagcaggaaattACCACCTGGGCGTCTGTCTGGAGAGAGAAATACCAGGATGTTGCTCCTCCAACATCCATTGCAGAAGCACTTGCTCATCCTGAGTCCAAGAGTCACCCAATTGTTACGTTACTGCTTAGGCTGGTTGCCGTCCTGCCCAGTGTCAGTATGGAGTGTGACCTGATGAAGACCACCCTGAATGACATCAGGGATCTGTTCAAAAACACTGTATGTAGAGGCAGCAGAGTGAGTCACGTTATGCTTCTCTCTCACTGCACAACACTAGAGAAGCTACCACAGGTCATCGACAAATGCATGGAGGTTGATCCAGAGAGCAGCCCGTGCCTGTCCCAG GTGATGGAAGCTCTGCAACGGCTGAAGTTAGACACAA GAGATCATGGAGTAAAACCAGCTGAAGCAACAGGAGCGTCTGGCTCCAGTGAAGCAGAGGAACTTGCAGATGGATTGGTGAAACCAAATAAAAATGAGATAAAACCAGCAGTTGCTCCAGGACCTAGAACAACTGTCTCATTCTACGAGCCACAACTACGCGAAGAAATCCTCAAGGAACTGTGGGACTCTCAGTTCTTCACGGTGATCACAGAGCAGGTGGTAGATATTGACGGTGAGCTCTATGTCCCCCTGTGCATCCGATTCTTAAACAAGGAGGACATCCAGTGTGAGGAAACCCTGGCCTTCATCCCTTTTACTGAAGACTTGATCGATCTTGCCGAGTCAATTGAAACAGCCCTGTCTGAGAAATGGGGGCTCAACATGGAGTACTGCAGAGGACAGGCACTGCTAAGCGTTGGTGAAGTCGGAGCCTGCATGAGGGCAGTGAGTGTAGCCATAGCTAAGAAGTACCCCCATGCTGTTAGAACGCTCAGCTCCGCTTTGTCGTTGAACGTATGGCTGGCCAAGTCTTCCCCGGCAGCAGAGGCCGCTGACGGCTCGGCCCTCATCGGTAGACTGTTGCACTGGCTCACCGAGGATGCAGAACGCCAGAATAAGCTGGAAGAAATGATTGTTTATGTTTTCCAACAAGAAGACCGACAGGGCAGCGACTTGAGTGACAGACTTGTAAAGAACTGGGAGAAGAGTCATGACATGCATGAGATCATGGTCGAGATTTTAGAGGCAGTCATGCTCAGCTTGAACGAGCTGAAGGTGGAGGGAAGTCCCTCTGACCGGCAGCAAGCGGCTCACTTCTTGGATTCAATCAGAACCTTTGAGTTTGTCCTTTCTACTGTGGTCCAAAAGAACGTCCTAAGCATAACCAAAAGGCTGAGCCAGTCTCTTCAGGGTAAGCCTTTAGACATGCTGCTGTCTGTGAACACCTTGCCTGATGTCAAAGCGGCACTCGATAAACTCAAGAGCGATTTAGATGTTCATCACAAGTCCTGGTTTGAGGAAGCTGTCACTCTAGCGTCCAAACTCCATGTCTCAATGTTGCATTCGACTCTTCTTGAGCCTTTGAGTGAGTTTTACAAAGAATCTGTTAGCATGAAGGTTGTTGAGCACACAATAGCAGAAATCGAAGACCTCTTCTCTGAGAAGGTTCTGGATACTTTGAGATGTCTGGAGATTGTGCCTTACGCAATGTCCAAAGTAGAAACCAGCATTCTTAGTGGTCTTGTGTTTCGTCTGTACAAGGAGGATTTGCCAGACCAcacctcccttcactctgagatgAAGGCGTGGAAGGAGAAATGGTTGGATCCTCTGGCAGGTTACCTTCCCAGCACTGTGCTTGATACGCTCAAGGCGTCACAGATCAGGAGTTTTAGCAACATCGAAACTCTCCTCAGGCTTCAGGTCATCTTACCGTTTTCAAGACGGGAGAGCACCTTCAAGCAGGGGAAACGGAGTCTTCAGGAGTTCCTCCAGCAGGAGAAGAGGTCTCTGACAGATCTCCATCCTCTGTAG